A genome region from Triticum aestivum cultivar Chinese Spring chromosome 2B, IWGSC CS RefSeq v2.1, whole genome shotgun sequence includes the following:
- the LOC123041572 gene encoding uncharacterized protein: MDPSSCAAAPPTMPSSHATAVGATNWPPLVSPCVPSTPKSPSPASHGSVCAAAHQKDALMLPDAAFLKHSCAPKVNATQFLPPATPPTSTSGSEGTRRQRVGGKCIGEQLPRKYWNIASKCMRGRP, encoded by the exons ATGGATCCGAGCTCGTGCGCCGCTGCTCCTCCCACCATGCCGAGCTCGCACGCCACCGCCGTCGGTGCCACCAACTGGCCGCCCCTCGTCAGTCCGTGTGTTCCATCCACACCAAAATCACCGTCCCCGGCTTCCCATGGATCCGTGTGTGCCGCCGCCCACCAGAAGGATGCTCTCATGCTCCCCGATGCCGCTTTCCTTAAGCATTCGTGCGCTCCAAAAGTCAACGCGACACAGTTTCTTCCTCCAGCAACACCTCCTACAAGCACCAGCGGTTCTGAG GGTACCCGGCGACAGCGGGTAGGCGGCAAGTGTATTGGTGAGCAGCTACCCAGAAAATACTGGAACATCGCTTCCAAA TGTATGAGAGGCCGCCCGTGA